TGTTCTGGCTACTGCGATTTCCTAGGTCCTGCTCCATGGCTAGACCCAAACCAGCTCAGGACATTAAGCTAGTACTGACCCTAAAAGAACTCTAGAAGATCATCTTTATCAAACCCTCCTGCCCAGGTGGGGTTAGCACCTGAATGTGTAAACATCTTTAaagagatactgaaaggtcatcACTCAGGAAAAGAGCTCCCTCCTTAGAGAGATGTAAGCAAGGCCAACAAATGGGTAAAAAATGGTGGGCACACAAACTTTCCTCTCTTACCTACACTGAATTATCAGTCTTACTTAAACATCCAATAGGTCTTTCCTTTAGAGGTTCAGTGGAGAGGGAAGACAGATCCACCTGAAGTGGCCTTGGCTGGAAAGACCTGGACATCCATAGAGGAGACTCTCTTCATGCAGCTGCCTGTGTAAGGGGGAGAAAGTCAGATGGGGAAAGTTCTACCTGAGAGTCCCATTCTTGTGTTTCATAATTCCTGGACAGTGTCTGCCTTGCTTGCCAGGAGCTGTCAGAACTCTGACACTTGGTGATACCACTACAGTCACattttgctctcctcagacttTCTTCCCTGCAAATATGCTGGGACTAAACCTATATTAGCAAAGGAGCACGTAGGACCCTCCTGTCATCCAAAACTACACCCAGCCTGAAAAGGAGGCGAGGAAGAAATAAATATTATCATGAATGAAACAAAGTAGATCTGAGCCAGAGTAAGAAAGAGTTGCCCCTAAGACAGTATAGAGTGTCCAGGCAAATTCCACTCTTTAGGTCATTGGATGCAGCATCTGATCTAAACCCATGCTTTACTGATGCCTCCTCGCAAGAGACACCACAGCCCAAACTCAGCGCTTTGggttctctctgctgtttctgctcAGTCCTCCAGCAAAATCGATAGCCTCCTACAAGTTCCCTCTTTTGTTCTTGCCCCTGTTTATTttctggtgagagcctggaaaaaAGCCCTTCTCCCCCTGGCCAAGAGGAGGTGTGTAGAAACACGGTGTGGAATTGCAAGAGACTGAATTCCCTCTAGTCAATGAGCCATGTTTTgttaacacacaaaaaaaagaaccCGTACAAATTGGGAAAGCTCCTGAAATCAGCTTTCTCCACCCCTAAAAAAGAGATGGGAGGGAAGAACAAACAGACCCAGTACTGTGCATTATTTACATTGCCTGGGGGTagggaaataaaagaagaaaacatagGCAGGGAGAAGAAATAAATAGGAAAAGacatcctttccctccttttcctccagctACATTTGGCactgcagaaggagcagcagacatGGGAAGGGTGCAGTATGTGAGTCATGGATAGAGCACAGGCCTTTCCCACTACTAACTGCTTTGTTAGGaacccagcaatagaaaaaggtttaaaaaaagcaacaacTGAAAACCCCAATGTAAACTGCATATCTGTGATCTCAGAGCTGTAAACACTGTTGCTggatctgctgcctgctctcagggTCTCCTCCAACTGCTGGCAAGAGGAAAGGTAaaaggacacagcagcagcaccaagccccTTACAAGAGTCAGCTTGTTACGACCGTCCCTGTAGCTGAAAATGTCCTTTCCACTGGCAtctggtgcccagtgccaaAAGGACACACTGCTCTTGCCAGCTCCTGGGAAGGCAGAAACGCCacagagaaaaacaaataaatgaaagattagaaagaaactaaaacatgactggctgagagcagggttagattcTTCTCTGCGTCCGCTCTGTGGCCCACAGAGCCACACCACCTGTGCCGCGGCACAGCCTGCGCCAGCGGAGTGCCATTTGTATCCATAGACACTCCAGTGTCATAGCaaggtgctgctgaggaggtGCTTAGGCAGCAAACCTCTCATCTCAGTGCAGTCTGTGTCACATACAGCCTTACCCTCCGTAGCAGCCACAAGACAAGACTAGTGCAATCTGTATTTGCAAAGCCACATCCTCATTTCAAATCAGTCTATATTGAGATACTCTATCAAAGGGGGCCTTGTCCATAGGGCCACGTCCATTCTTGCCAGCATGGATCCTGCTCACAGAGCCGCTCCCTGGACCAGGCCTGTCTTATCAGCTATGTCCCCAGTACCAGCAGATTCTGGATCCACAGCCAAGACTTTGTAATTAAAAAGATTTAGAAATTATTTACCAATCCAGATCTCTCAAAGCACCTCACAGGTATTGCCCAGAGCAACGAGAATCAAGAATATCTGTCCGtgctggagaggaagaagaggtcTTCACGCGCCAGTTACTTTGAGATTTTCCTCTTGTTTAAAAAAGCATCGTTACAGGTCAGGAATGGAAGGGGTCTGCTCACAGGTGTGGGGAGCTGGAGAGAAGAATCCCTGGAATTTCATTCCTTGCCACCCCTCTCTTGGTTCGATGGTGATGAGAAggtcacagaaagcatcagtTGTTtgtttctccctcttcctcatCAAACGACTGCACCCCAGAGGAGGTGACATCTGAGACTTTGCGGCTCAGGGCAGCGTGTTCCACCTCCTCTCGAGGAGACAGCGACTCCAGGTCCCGGCACAGTGCATcgtcctcctctggagagggcTTCTTGTTGAGGAgaggagccttctccagacggGGGTTCCCTTCATCCTCAATGTGGTCCTCCATGTATGTGCTGGACTCAGCCCCACGGCCACCCTGAGCAGTCTGCAGGGGCCACACGTGAACCAGGCCTGTGCTCTGGATGAAGTTCTGCTCCTGTCGctgttgctgcagctgctgctgctggaggaggctgctctgaaTTAAAATGCTTTCCTGAAGGTTTGTCTGGGACTCATCAAAATTCTGGCCTAGGTATGAGCCAGTTGCTGGGGAAGCAATGAGGGACTGGTCACTGGTCTCCCAGGCATCAGATGAACCTAAGCAATACATGCCCTGCGAAACGTAGGAGTGAGGCCAGCTATCATACTGCGTCTGGGCCATGTGCTCTGCAAGGACAGGAGGGAAACAACACAGTCAGCActctccaggccaggctgcctcCTTCACACAGCCTGCATGCCTCTGCATGGCACCGTGCCccacagggcacacacagcctcTGCAGGGGAGGAGGGTGAACAGAAAAGCCAGTTCTAGGCAATAGGTGATGGCCTTGATCACAGCCACTACTGACTGCAAGAGCTGGCAGCTTTTCACAGCTGTGCCCAAAAACAGGCGAAGGAGCTGGGCTTTGAAGCATCCCTGCTGAGGTTAGATTCTTGGACAGCTCCACAAGTAAGTGATTCCTCTGCTAGATCCCAATCCCAAAAAATAAGACTACAAAACAGAACAGGataaagggaaagaaagcaaCATGATAACAAGTGCAGGAAGGGATGTTTCAAGATTAGCAAGAGGCACTGGAGCTCACCTTGGCTTTCCATTAGCTCCTGATAGTTCTCAGAGTAGTTGCCTACTGGGTTCTCCTGGTTTGAGTTCACACTCACATcttcaccatccatggaggacCAGGCCATGAGAGTTGCCTCAGAAATAGCAAATTGCTCCATCACTCCTGTGCCAAAAGAGACAGGAAGGGAAGCAAGGCTGCATGAAAAAGCCTctacctctcaccactctctttaACCTCATCTCTTGGTCATACTGTCCCactcttgtcctatctcagatAACACCCATCACCCACCACTGGCCCTCATCTCTTGGCCATACTGTCccactcttgtcctgtctcagaTAACACCCATCACCCACCACTGGCCCTCATCTCTTGGCCATACTGTCccactcttgtcctgtctcagaTAACACCCACCACCCACCACTGGCCCTCATCTCTTGGTCATACTGTCCCactcttgtcctatctcagatAACACCCATCACCCACCACTGGCCCTCATCTCTTGGTCATACTGTCCCactcttgtcctatctcagatAACACCCATCACCCACCACTGGCCCTCATCTCTTGGTCATACTGTCccactcttgtcctgtctcagaTAACACCCATCACCCACAACTGGCCCTCATCTCTTGGCCATACTGTCccactcttgtcctgtctcagaTAACACCCACCACCCACCACTGGCCCTCACCCTCTCCACTAGCAATACTccaaccacagcctccctctTCTTTGCCCATCTGAACCACCCACAGGCTCTCCCGAGCATCTTTTCCAGGTCCCTGCACTTCAGTCTCTTGGGAATTctgctctgggccccccaggcagcccagcccaggcggCCAAAGGCTGGTGCTACCTGCAAGGAAGCGAGCCTCCTTCTCGCCGTCGCTCAGGTCGGAGTAGGCGTCGGCGTCCTTGCGGGCGGCCTCgtgggtgtgctgctgctgctggctgctgcccttgCCCCAGCCTTGCCACTCAATCATGTGAGCCACGCGGCCCTGGCCCATGGCCGTCGGCTTTGTGACGTGGTCCTTCATGCTGCGAGATATCCCTAAGGGGCCAGACATCAGAAAACAAGGAGGGGCTATTACACAGCTCCGGGGtagcctgccctgctctctaCCTCTCTTGGAAGAGGAGCTTCTCCCCCACTTTCCTGACAGGGTTCAGGGCTGGGGTTGAGTGTCTACCACCTTTCGCTCTATCACTTTCCAGGAGAGTTTCTCCATTTCTCCTTGGActcagggaaagaggaaaaaagggaaaccCCAAATATAAAGATCATTCCCTTCCTTGTCTAGAATCCATTTAGGGCAGTATTGGGCACAAAAGATGAAGTCTGGAAGTGAACAAACTAAGAAATAGAAAATGAAGTTAAACCCAGGACTGTTTGAGGGGAAGCAACTGAGCTGGAGTGCATGGTGAGAAAACAACAGGAATAAAACACATCTGCTCTTTGAAAGGCAATAGCTAAGAGATTTCTTTGCCTAGAACCATGGTGGTAGAGACACCTCTAAGGTCTCAAAAGTGAGTCAGAAAGGAGCAGCTGGGACAGCAGAGAGGTACAGGAAGAAGCACAGAGGCCTGTGGAGAGAAGCTGCCAAGGATAAACCCAAATTTTGAGGACCTCACCAGAGAAAGATGATTTAGCCAAAGCCCCAATCCCATAAGCATTGGAGTTGCGTTTCAGCTTGGGAAGGATGGAGGTCGTATCTTCCATGGAGAgctgaaaagagagagaatatgAAGCAATGGTAtacagaaggagaaaaggaagttaACTCAAGTGAGAAATCAGTATAAGGATTCCAAAAGGTagggagaggatgaggagcagaagcaagagatgagaaaaagaacgaaagaagagaaggagaaattaGAGGCTATTGACCCAGGCTGGATATTGTGTAAGATTAGGCTTGAGTGAGGCCAGGTCAGtgggaaaggcagaagcaggcTGTGAGAAGCCTCTCTTTGGCTGCTGCCAGTCTTCCATGGACATGCTGCACTGTTCCCAAATCTTTGTTAGAAACACAAGACATGGCTGATGGATAACTCAGGGAGCTGACAATGTGACAGGCAAGGCACAGCAATGGTTCCTATCTGCATCCTACTACAGGCATTATTTTTTTATGTGTTACTTCTAGGGTTTATTTCTTCTGGATTTGACAAAATGAAGGTGACTGTATCAGTGGTGTCCCTGTTTCAAGCATCTACAACcacctgtaaaaaaaaaattaggtcCACAGTTATGCTTATTTCCCTTTACTCTCACTCTATGTTCATCCTTGAAAAACAAGGACAAGAAAATATAGGGACAGGCAGCAAACAGCATGAGAAAACACAGTCCCTCGAGATGAACCCATCAGGCTTCTTCAGAGATGCCAGGCATTGCATGTGAAGCTTCCTTTTCCTCAAGGGCTCAACAAACATTGCTTCTGCTCTCCATTTCAACCTCTTTGAAAATCAAATCCAGCACATTTCAAACAAAAAGCTACCAAAAGTAGTGACTATGACACTGGAAACTGTAAATCCTGATATGAAGCAAGCATTTGGTCATAGGCACAAACCCAGTGGAAGGTGAGTGGAGTAACAAGCGAGCAGTCAAATAGCTTGAGATGAAGGCAGGCACTGTGAAGGTGTTGAGCTGCAGTAATCCCAGCCAACTGCCAGAATATGAGGTACAAGTTTCTCTGACAACTGAGTGTATGCTAAGGCTTCCTGTAACTTCAGAGCCTGCTATGTCTGTGTGTAATGTGTGAGTTGCAGAaatcagaaagcagcagaagaaacatAAAGAGAGAACACAGTCTGTGTTCCGTGATGCACTTCCTCTGGTCGAAGACTGTCCCCACTTTCTATGCTCCTAGAGCATACAGAGTGGTTGTTCCTGCCTGAGTGCTGCTGTTCAGTGTCCCCTCACTTGTTTGGAGACAGCCTGGGGGCTCTACTCTGAGTCATCTCATGGAGATAGTCCACAAAAGGAAGGTCTCTACCACTATAAAGTTGGAGAGTTGTGGTGTGAAGGCAGGAATGAATAGGATGGGGAGGAAGTTCATGAGCCAGTTTTGATACCAAAGAATAtctcagactggagaagagtagattcaggtgggacattaggaggaagttctccacaatGCAAGTAGTAaaatactagaacaggttgcccaggtatgtagttgaggctccatccctggagacatccaagatcagacttgatgtggccctgggcagcctgatctagttggagatgtccccactgagtgcagggaggttggacaagatgacctttcagggtcccttccaactcaatccaatctgaatctgtgACCTCTCCATCTCAGAGCCTCAGGTTGATGGAGCTGTGTAAGGCTTGTAAAGAAATCCAACGCAATCTGTGACCTACACTGAGAAAGAGCTGCATTATGACAGAGCTCCATGGAATGGGTTTCAAAATGGGAAACTGAGTAAAGAAAGTGTCTTTTACATGGCTTTGTGTATCTTGCTTTCACCTAGACAGAggtgaagggaagaaaagagtgaCAAATCTCTTCTAGACACTTGTTGCATCTAACATTGTTtccctgcacaacttgtttCTCTGCCTGAGCCTGGGCAAACTATCTCCAGAGCCAAGTGCCACAATGAAAGACAGGGTAGGGGTCATCTAAAAATCTAAGCCCTGCTGATATCCAGTGCTCCAAGTGCTTTGAAACCACAGGGAACCAGAAGATGACAGAAATTTAAAAGCACACATCATTGAAAAGTCTTATCCTACCACCAAAAATGGAGCTTTCTaatcctgcctctccaagccCGGTCAAGTTAagttctgtgactgtgtttTTGAAGCTAAGTTTGGTAGCATCATTCCCTTTTCAGGATGCTGGCTTTGCATagcagaaatgaaaagaaaaaccccacaacGTCATAGCACAGGTAGTAGGAGCAACAAGGAACACAGGTTACTAAAAtatttctcctgctgcttgttGACTGAAGTTAGCTGGTGCTGACCATCTCCCAGGGGGCATGAAGAATTCTTCTACTTCTATATGCAGCTGAAAATGAAGGGCACATTTCTCCCAGACTCCTGGAGAAGATCAAATGATGTTCTAATTGGAGGTTTTGGATTTATTAAGTATGTTATAAGACAACTTTTTCATCTATATGGGCCCAGCAATCTCAAAAATAGAACACATGAAAGGTTATGCATTTGTCCCAAAGAGGACAGAGGCAATTTCATAGCCACCTGCAGATCTAAATACCTACCAGATATCAGAAGACTCAGACACAAACAAAAATTCATCACCATCCTTGGAATCACAGGCAGCTCCCAGAACTTTAGTGGCACTAAAGACTTCCAGACCTGTTTCCATTCTGCTCCCCACTGTATCCACTGACACCCCCTTCCCTGTCTACAGCTGAAGTGGGAACAGCAGTATGGCATATACTCACATTGATGCCATCCCAGGAGAAGTCTGTCCGTGTTTGCTAAAGGAAGCAAAGAGGGACACCAcgttagcacagcacacatgCTGCAAACAGCCATGCACCTCTCTAGTGGCTTGCCACAATCAACAGCCACTACTGCATCTGCTCTGTTTCCAAACCCATGGCTTTTCCAAGCTGTTCTCATTCCCTGCTGTTGATTATCATGTCTGTGAGTATCATGATGGCACAACAGCACATGGGATGAGAgagcaagaaagagaaaaggcaggCCCCTTTTGCTAAGACTGCCCTCGCAGCAGCTCTTCCCTAGATGCTGCGCTGCTGGCACCCCTGTATGGGAGCTGCATTGTTCTGAGGCTAACACAAGGAGGAGCTACACCACCTAAGGACCTGGAGTGCAGGACAGACGGGTACAGAATTCTTTTGTGCTGGATGGTCTGCTCTTACCCTTCGTCCTTTCTGACTCGTTTCCCACATCggccatcacagaatcatacaacagtttaggttgggatggacctctaagatcacagaatcatagagtggtttgggttggaaggaaactgccaaaggtcatctagtccaaccacccagcagtgatcccctccctgtccctgctgcccaccttgtttctaatacaaaccaggatgcccttggccttcttggccacctgggcactgctgactcatgtgcAGTCAACTGGcaaccaatacccccaggtgcctctccaagctgcagctttccaaccacacaccCCCAGGTCTGTAGCTTACCACAGGGTTGTTGTGAACCacgtgcaggacctggcacttggctatGATAAATGTCATGGAATGAGCCTTGGCCCATTGGTCTCACCTGCCCAGATCCCACTGTagagcttccctgccctctaggAGACCAACACAGCCACCCACCCTAAtgtcacctgcaaacacagtgatggtgcactcaatcccttcatccagacAATTGGTAAAGACATGAAAGAGAACAGGCCCCAGCACTGAATCCTGGGGTACACCACTACTGACTGTGTGCCAGTCAGATTTAGCTCCTCtcatcaccactctttgggctcaGCCATCAGACAGCATTTTATGCAGTGCAGAGTGTACTGGACgacctttggagctcccttccaacccaaaccattctataatgcTATCATTAGTCATGCCTGCATACCTGTGACCTTACTGAGCTGAAAAGTCAGGTACCACAGACAGC
The sequence above is drawn from the Pogoniulus pusillus isolate bPogPus1 chromosome 15, bPogPus1.pri, whole genome shotgun sequence genome and encodes:
- the FAM131B gene encoding protein FAM131B — its product is MGCIGSRTVGNEVIAVDWKGLKDVDQINMDSTSSLHGSSFHRPSTEQTRTDFSWDGINLSMEDTTSILPKLKRNSNAYGIGALAKSSFSGISRSMKDHVTKPTAMGQGRVAHMIEWQGWGKGSSQQQQHTHEAARKDADAYSDLSDGEKEARFLAGVMEQFAISEATLMAWSSMDGEDVSVNSNQENPVGNYSENYQELMESQEHMAQTQYDSWPHSYVSQGMYCLGSSDAWETSDQSLIASPATGSYLGQNFDESQTNLQESILIQSSLLQQQQLQQQRQEQNFIQSTGLVHVWPLQTAQGGRGAESSTYMEDHIEDEGNPRLEKAPLLNKKPSPEEDDALCRDLESLSPREEVEHAALSRKVSDVTSSGVQSFDEEEGETNN